A region from the Stigmatella erecta genome encodes:
- the coaE gene encoding dephospho-CoA kinase (Dephospho-CoA kinase (CoaE) performs the final step in coenzyme A biosynthesis.), with protein MRIYGLTGGIASGKSTVSQMLRELGAHVLDADAIAREVVEPGTLGLAEVGARFPGVIGPDGRLDRAKLGARVFADPAERAALNALLHPRIREAFLEKTQALAAQGVARVLYDAPLLIENGLHVGLDGVVLVWVPRDLQKARLKARDGLEDTGAEARLAAQLPLDAKREHATWIIDNTGDREATRAQVQEVWRALLARG; from the coding sequence GTGCGCATCTACGGCCTGACGGGAGGCATCGCCTCCGGCAAGAGCACCGTGAGCCAGATGCTGCGGGAGCTGGGGGCGCACGTGCTCGACGCGGACGCCATCGCCCGCGAGGTGGTGGAGCCGGGCACCCTGGGCCTCGCCGAGGTGGGCGCCCGCTTCCCCGGCGTCATCGGCCCGGACGGGCGCCTGGACCGGGCGAAGCTGGGCGCCCGCGTCTTCGCGGACCCCGCCGAGCGCGCCGCGCTCAACGCCCTGCTCCACCCGCGCATCCGCGAGGCCTTCCTGGAGAAGACCCAGGCCCTGGCCGCGCAGGGCGTGGCGCGCGTCCTCTATGACGCCCCCCTGCTCATCGAGAACGGGCTGCACGTGGGCCTGGACGGGGTGGTGCTGGTGTGGGTGCCCCGGGACCTCCAGAAGGCCCGGCTGAAGGCCCGGGACGGGCTGGAGGACACAGGGGCCGAGGCCCGGCTGGCCGCCCAGCTCCCCCTGGACGCCAAGCGGGAGCACGCCACCTGGATCATCGACAACACCGGGGACCGGGAGGCCACGCGGGCCCAGGTGCAGGAAGTCTGGCGCGCACTGCTCGCGCGCGGCTGA